TCGGCGCGTCTTCTTGCAGAGCAAGAAGCGTGACGGAGAGGAATGTGGCGTAGCCCAAACGAGGCCGGCAGTGCCGAAGTGCAGCGATTCGCCGTTGTTATACGAAGTCGCAAAGTTAGAGTTAAATTTTAAATAAAAACAGATGGGGAGATTTTGAACTTTTCTGCTAATGCTTTAATTTGTCTAACGTTCAAGTCTCTTTTTCCGTTTAGAATTTCTGAAACAACACCTTGGCTACCCAAAATATTTAAATCTTTTTGGGTTAAGTTGTTTTCTTCCATAAGAAACTTTAAGACTTCGATTGGTTCAGCATTTGGTTGTATAAAGTGATCGTTTTCATATTCT
The Leptospira kanakyensis genome window above contains:
- a CDS encoding helix-turn-helix domain-containing protein; translated protein: EYENDHFIQPNAEPIEVLKFLMEENNLTQKDLNILGSQGVVSEILNGKRDLNVRQIKALAEKFKISPSVFI